The Streptomyces laurentii genome contains a region encoding:
- a CDS encoding ribonuclease H (KEGG: sco:SCO7284 ribonuclease H; HAMAP: Ribonuclease H; PFAM: Ribonuclease H;~RNA/DNA hybrid binding site [nucleotide binding];~RNase HI family found mainly in prokaryotes; cd09278;~identified by MetaGeneAnnotator; putative;~ribonuclease H [Streptomyces violaceusniger Tu4113]) has product MTVKITAACDGASKGNPGPAAWAWVIGDENGGVAHWEAGPLGTATNNVAELTALLRLLEYLDPAVPAEVRMDSQYAMKAVTTWLPGWRRKGWKTSAGTPVANKELVVRIDELLADRSVEFVYTPAHQVDGDPLNDAADRAASHTARSQEPAGSAAGSPLPPPEPGSARPATAKRAPKRAGGSGAARPRGAGSGASAPTLKARFPGKCRCGQAYEKGATITKNSTGWGHPTCVDAVS; this is encoded by the coding sequence ATGACAGTAAAGATCACCGCGGCGTGCGACGGCGCGTCCAAGGGCAACCCCGGGCCCGCCGCCTGGGCCTGGGTCATCGGCGACGAGAACGGCGGCGTGGCCCACTGGGAGGCCGGCCCGCTCGGCACCGCGACCAACAACGTGGCGGAGCTGACCGCGCTCCTCAGACTCCTGGAGTACCTCGACCCCGCCGTGCCCGCCGAGGTCCGGATGGACTCGCAGTACGCGATGAAGGCCGTCACCACCTGGCTTCCCGGCTGGCGCCGCAAGGGCTGGAAGACCTCGGCCGGCACCCCGGTGGCCAACAAGGAACTGGTCGTACGGATCGACGAACTGCTCGCCGACCGCAGTGTCGAGTTCGTCTACACCCCCGCCCACCAGGTCGACGGCGACCCCCTCAACGACGCCGCCGACCGCGCCGCCAGCCACACCGCCCGCAGTCAGGAGCCCGCCGGATCCGCCGCCGGCTCCCCGCTCCCGCCGCCCGAACCCGGCTCGGCGCGGCCCGCCACCGCCAAGCGCGCCCCCAAGCGCGCCGGTGGCTCCGGCGCGGCCCGCCCGCGCGGTGCGGGCTCCGGCGCGTCGGCGCCCACGCTCAAGGCCCGTTTCCCCGGGAAATGCCGCTGCGGACAGGCGTACGAGAAGGGCGCGACGATCACGAAGAACTCCACCGGCTGGGGCCACCCCACCTGCGTGGACGCCGTTTCGTAG
- a CDS encoding acetyltransferase (Acetyltransferases, including N-acetylases of ribosomal proteins [Translation,ribosomal structure and biogenesis]; COG1670;~N-Acyltransferase superfamily: Various enyzmes that characteristicly catalyzethe transfer of an acyl group to a substrate; cl00357;~acetyltransferase [Streptomyces sp. C];~identified by MetaGeneAnnotator; putative): MRLEPLAMRHAEGIAWAGALDRAAYAYTSVPHGLDASCDYIARALAEQAAGRVLPFALVNPLNGRVLGATRFLELDYWRGPLVWPPVTGVPDGDPLTAVPDAVEIGNTWISSEARGTGVNTEAKYLMLRHAFETWGVRRISMRADARNARSRVAIERLGATCEGVRRAHSRGLDGVVRDTAFYSVLDEEWSAVRGMIELRMAGVRPPSVLPSAYPGETREHGGAGELLPA; this comes from the coding sequence GTGCGCCTGGAACCGCTGGCCATGCGCCACGCCGAGGGCATCGCCTGGGCGGGCGCACTGGATCGTGCGGCCTATGCCTACACCTCCGTGCCCCACGGCCTTGATGCTTCCTGCGACTACATCGCCCGTGCCCTCGCCGAACAGGCGGCGGGCCGGGTGCTGCCCTTCGCCCTGGTGAATCCGCTCAACGGGCGGGTGCTCGGGGCGACCCGCTTCCTCGAACTCGACTATTGGCGCGGACCCCTGGTCTGGCCCCCGGTCACCGGCGTACCGGACGGGGATCCGCTGACCGCGGTGCCCGACGCCGTCGAGATCGGCAACACCTGGATCTCCAGCGAGGCGCGCGGCACCGGTGTCAACACCGAGGCCAAGTACCTCATGCTGCGCCACGCCTTCGAGACCTGGGGCGTGCGCAGGATCTCGATGCGCGCCGATGCCCGCAACGCCCGCTCCCGGGTCGCGATCGAGCGGCTCGGCGCCACCTGCGAGGGGGTGCGCCGGGCCCACTCGCGCGGCCTGGACGGAGTGGTCCGCGACACCGCGTTCTACTCCGTGCTCGACGAGGAGTGGTCGGCCGTCCGGGGCATGATCGAGCTGCGGATGGCGGGCGTACGGCCCCCGTCCGTCCTGCCGTCGGCGTATCCGGGCGAGACCCGCGAACACGGCGGCGCGGGGGAACTCCTCCCCGCGTGA
- a CDS encoding hypothetical protein (identified by MetaGeneAnnotator; putative;~sequence version:1), whose product MTLIRRGDPHLAVRSSEGSTTVVLYGELDLVLAQRVRPELDVLAREEPALTVDVRRLAFCDASGLGLLVRCARRVRARGAAWALLCDQPALLRLIRLSALDEILRPSGTRGAGAPPRPRGPLPDGGRLPA is encoded by the coding sequence ATGACTCTGATCCGACGCGGCGATCCGCACCTGGCGGTGCGGTCGAGTGAGGGCTCGACCACCGTCGTGCTGTACGGCGAACTCGACCTGGTGCTGGCGCAGCGCGTCCGGCCCGAACTCGACGTGCTGGCCCGCGAGGAGCCGGCCCTCACCGTCGACGTGCGCCGTCTCGCGTTCTGCGACGCCTCGGGGCTCGGTCTGCTGGTGCGCTGCGCCCGGCGGGTCCGGGCCCGCGGGGCGGCCTGGGCGCTGCTGTGCGACCAGCCGGCGCTGCTCCGGCTGATCCGGCTGTCGGCACTCGACGAGATCCTGCGGCCGTCCGGGACGAGGGGCGCGGGCGCGCCGCCGCGTCCGCGCGGCCCCTTGCCGGACGGCGGCCGGCTGCCGGCCTGA